The Herbiconiux sp. A18JL235 region CGACTGCGGGTTCTCCGAGGCCTGGAGGAGCTCGCGCTCCCACTCGGCCAGGGGCTCGGCCTGCTCGCCCTCTTCGGGCTTCTGGTGGCGCTGGATGAGACCCTCCGCCGCGGCGTCGGCGACGATGCGGGTGAGCAGCGCGACCGAACGGATGGCGTCGTCGTTACCCGGGATGGGGTACTGCACCTCGTCGGGGTCGCAGTTGGTGTCGAGGATGCCGATGACGGGGATGCCGAGCTTCTTGGCCTCGTCGATCGCCAGGTGCTCCTTCTTGGTGTCGACCACCCAGAGTGCCGACGGGGTCTTCGACAGGTTGCGGATGCCGCCGAGCGACTTGTGCAGCTTGTCGAGCTCGCGCTTCTTGATGAGGAGTTCCTTCTTCGTGAAGCCGCTCTTCGCGGTGTCTTCGAAGTCGAGCTCCTCGAGTTCCTTCATGCGCGCGAGGCGCTTGGAGACGGTCTGGAAGTTGGTGAGGAGGCCACCGAGCCAGCGCTGGTTGACGTAGGGCTGGCCCACGCGGGTCGCCTGCTCGGCGATCGACTCCTGCGCCTGCTTCTTGGTGCCGACGAAGAGGATGGTGCCGCCGTGCGCGACGGTCTCCTTGACGAAGTCGTAGGCCTTGTCGATGTAGCCCAGCGACTGCTGCAGGTCGATGATGTAGATGCCCGAGCGCTCGGTGAAGATGAAGCGCTTCATCTTGGGGTTCCAGCGACGGGTCTGGTGTCCGAAGTGGACGCCGCTGTCGAGCAGCTGGCGGATGGTGACGACGGCCATGGCCGTACTCCTTCTGTTCTCGGTTGTCTTCCGCGACGGTGGCCGCGGATCCTGGTGCCCGGCGCGCATCCGGCCTCGTCTCGCCTCGCTCGCGAGGGTGACGGGGACCGATCGGATGCTGCTGCCTGGTGGGCACGCGAAGTCACCCCGGCTGGCGGGGTGCTCCGAGAACTATATCACCCGGGTGCTGCGCCTAGCTCGGGGCGTCGACCGACTGCCTGCTGTTCTTGCGCACGACCTTCAGACTGTCCATGCTCTCGAGCGAGCGGCCCTTCGTCTCGGGCACCGCGAAGAACACGAAGAAGAACGACACCAGCGCGAAGAAGGTGTACAGACCGTACGTGAAGGTGAGCGAGAAGCCGGAGAGAGCGGGGAACGTCTCCGTGATGGCGAAGTTCGTGAGCCACTGTGCGGCGGCGGCGACACCGAGCGCCTTGCCGCGGATGCGGTTCGGGAAGATCTCGCCGAGCAGCACCCAGACGATGGGACCCCAGGTGGCGCCGAAGAAGATGACGAACAGGTTCGCACCGACGAGGGCCAGCGGGCCCCAGGCTCCCGGCAGCTGGGGGGTGCCGCCGTCGGTCACCACGGCCTGCGAGAACGACAGCGCCATCAGGCCGAGCGACACCACCATGCCCGCCGAGCCGGTGAGCAGCAGCGGGCGGCGGCCGATCTTGTCGACGAAGAAGATGGCGATGAAGGTGACAGCCACGTTGATGACGCTCGTGACGACGGAGATGATGAAGCTCGTGCTCTGATTGGTGGTGTCGAAACCGACCGACGCCCAGAGGCTCTGCGAGTAGTAGAAGATGACGTTGATGCCCACCAGCTGCTGGAACATCGACAGCAGGATGCCCACCCAGACCACCGGCAGGAGGCCGAGCATCTTGCCGCGAAGACTCGCGGTGCGGGCGTTCTCGCGGTCCTCCTTGAGGCCCCGCTCGATGTCCTCGAGGGCGGAGTCGACCTCGCTCTGCGGCATCACGCTGGCGAGCACCTCGCGGGCGTCGTCGCGGCGGTCCTTCCCGGCGAGGAAGCGGGGCGATTCGGGCAGGCGCCAGGCGAGCAGGCCGTAGACGATCGCCGGCACGGCGCAGGCGATGAACATCCAGCGCCAGGCGTCGGCGCCGAACCAGAGCGGCTCGTTCGCGCCGCCCGCCGCACCCTGCAGGAGGGTGTCGGAGAGCAGGGCGGCGAAGATGCCGAGGGTGATGGCGAGCTGTTGCAGGCTGGCGAGCGCGCCGCGCACGGCCTTCGGCGCGATCTCGGCGATGTAGGCGGGAGCGATGACGCTCGCGATGCCGATGCCGAGACCGCCGATGACGCGCCAGGCGATGAGGTCCCAGACGGCGAAGGCGAGCCCCGAGCCGATCGAGGAGACGAGGAAGAGGGCTGCGCCGATGAGCATCACCGGGATGCGCCCGATGCGGTCGGCGATGCGGCCGGCGACGTAGGCGCCGATGGCGCAGCCGAGAAGAGCGGATGCGACGGTGAAGCCGCTGAGAAGAGGGAGGCTGCCGAGGTCGAAGTCCTCTTCGATCGCCTTGACCGCGCCGTTGATGACGGAGGAGTCGAAGCCGAAGAGGAAGCCGCCGAGCGCCGCGGCGATGGAGAGGGCGATGACCTTGCGTCGCAGCTTCTTCGAGGCGGCATGGTCGTCGGCGGTGCGTGGGGCCGAGCCCGCTCCCGTCGT contains the following coding sequences:
- the rpsB gene encoding 30S ribosomal protein S2; amino-acid sequence: MAVVTIRQLLDSGVHFGHQTRRWNPKMKRFIFTERSGIYIIDLQQSLGYIDKAYDFVKETVAHGGTILFVGTKKQAQESIAEQATRVGQPYVNQRWLGGLLTNFQTVSKRLARMKELEELDFEDTAKSGFTKKELLIKKRELDKLHKSLGGIRNLSKTPSALWVVDTKKEHLAIDEAKKLGIPVIGILDTNCDPDEVQYPIPGNDDAIRSVALLTRIVADAAAEGLIQRHQKPEEGEQAEPLAEWERELLQASENPQSEAEKIEAVDGLVTGTENAEAVAEVIAAETPTEENDADAAAQADLAAVTDESLVVEHHVVSDADAEAKIEAEATDAEKAPAAE
- a CDS encoding sugar porter family MFS transporter, whose product is MASNDPARNTAGTTGAGSAPRTADDHAASKKLRRKVIALSIAAALGGFLFGFDSSVINGAVKAIEEDFDLGSLPLLSGFTVASALLGCAIGAYVAGRIADRIGRIPVMLIGAALFLVSSIGSGLAFAVWDLIAWRVIGGLGIGIASVIAPAYIAEIAPKAVRGALASLQQLAITLGIFAALLSDTLLQGAAGGANEPLWFGADAWRWMFIACAVPAIVYGLLAWRLPESPRFLAGKDRRDDAREVLASVMPQSEVDSALEDIERGLKEDRENARTASLRGKMLGLLPVVWVGILLSMFQQLVGINVIFYYSQSLWASVGFDTTNQSTSFIISVVTSVINVAVTFIAIFFVDKIGRRPLLLTGSAGMVVSLGLMALSFSQAVVTDGGTPQLPGAWGPLALVGANLFVIFFGATWGPIVWVLLGEIFPNRIRGKALGVAAAAQWLTNFAITETFPALSGFSLTFTYGLYTFFALVSFFFVFFAVPETKGRSLESMDSLKVVRKNSRQSVDAPS